From Klebsiella electrica, the proteins below share one genomic window:
- the yjfN gene encoding DUF1471 family protease activator YjfN produces the protein MKRSFTLPALLLTTATANTSAQSAEFASADCVTGLNEIGLISVNNIAGSQQDVERAIAVKADEQGASWYRIVQMYEDQQPDNWRVQAILYA, from the coding sequence ATGAAACGATCTTTTACCCTACCCGCTCTGCTGCTGACCACAGCGACAGCAAACACCTCCGCGCAGTCGGCGGAATTCGCCAGCGCGGACTGCGTTACCGGTCTGAATGAAATTGGCCTGATCTCCGTCAATAATATTGCCGGCAGCCAGCAGGACGTTGAACGCGCCATCGCCGTAAAGGCCGATGAACAAGGCGCGTCGTGGTATCGCATCGTACAGATGTACGAGGATCAGCAGCCGGATAACTGGCGAGTCCAGGCCATTCTTTACGCCTGA
- the yjfP gene encoding esterase yields MITLEIRRLAGGEVLHACPQYALDKPLPSIIFYHGFTSSKLVYSYFAVALAEAGFRVIMPDAPEHGARYDGDERGRMQRFWPILLQNFAEFPALRAAVIDQGWVEGGRLAVAGASMGGMTALGMMTHHPEIKSVACLMGSGYFTQLSQSLFPSPGASAEQLAEWDITGQLDTLANRPLLLWHGDEDDVVPPDGTFRLQQALRQNDRDTHLTCVWQKGVRHRITPEALAATVAFFQRHL; encoded by the coding sequence ATGATTACTCTTGAAATACGTCGTCTGGCGGGCGGCGAAGTCCTGCATGCCTGCCCGCAATATGCGCTGGATAAGCCGTTGCCCAGTATCATCTTTTATCACGGTTTTACCTCCTCGAAGCTGGTATATAGCTACTTCGCCGTGGCGCTGGCAGAAGCCGGGTTTCGCGTCATTATGCCCGATGCGCCGGAACATGGCGCACGTTACGATGGCGATGAACGTGGGCGGATGCAGCGCTTCTGGCCGATTTTACTGCAAAATTTTGCCGAGTTTCCGGCCTTGCGCGCGGCGGTTATCGACCAGGGGTGGGTTGAGGGGGGCAGGCTGGCGGTCGCCGGCGCATCAATGGGCGGCATGACGGCGCTGGGGATGATGACCCATCATCCGGAGATAAAAAGCGTGGCCTGCCTGATGGGCTCCGGCTATTTTACCCAGCTGTCACAGAGCCTGTTTCCTTCGCCCGGCGCCAGTGCCGAACAGCTGGCAGAATGGGATATCACCGGGCAACTCGACACCCTGGCGAATCGACCGCTTTTGCTCTGGCACGGCGATGAAGACGATGTGGTTCCGCCAGATGGCACGTTCCGGCTCCAGCAGGCGCTGCGGCAAAACGATCGGGATACTCACCTGACCTGCGTCTGGCAAAAAGGGGTTCGCCACCGGATAACGCCGGAGGCGTTAGCAGCGACGGTGGCGTTTTTTCAACGCCACCTTTAA
- the bsmA gene encoding biofilm peroxide resistance protein BsmA has product MVMRRLTPWFLAIALSGCSALQGTPEAPPPATDHPQEIHRNQTTGLQKMGTVSVLMYGSPMDVEAALKTKAETAKADYYVIIMIDDTMVPGQWYSQAILYRK; this is encoded by the coding sequence ATGGTTATGCGCAGGTTAACACCGTGGTTTCTGGCTATCGCACTGAGCGGTTGTAGTGCCCTGCAGGGGACGCCAGAAGCACCGCCACCCGCAACCGACCATCCGCAAGAGATTCACCGTAACCAGACGACAGGGCTACAGAAAATGGGGACGGTGAGCGTGTTGATGTACGGTTCGCCGATGGATGTCGAAGCGGCGTTGAAAACGAAGGCAGAAACGGCTAAAGCGGATTACTACGTCATCATCATGATTGATGACACCATGGTTCCCGGCCAGTGGTATTCGCAAGCGATTCTGTACCGTAAATAG
- a CDS encoding isovaleryl-CoA dehydrogenase — translation MVWQTHTVFNQPAPLMNSNLFLSDSALREAVTREGAGWDSDFLASIGQQLGAAESLELGRLANSNPPELLRYDATGSRLDDVRFHPAWHLLMQGLCANRVHNLAWQEDARSGAFVARAARFMLHAQVEAGTLCPITMTFAATPLLQQALPKPFSDWLSPLLSDRYDPHLAPGAQKRGLLIGMGMTEKQGGSDVLINTTRAEKTAEGFYHLVGHKWFFSAPQSDAHLVLAQAAEGLSCFFVPRLLPDGQRNALHLERLKDKLGNRSNASSEVEFFAARGWLVGEEGDGVRQILKMGGLTRFDCALGSHALMRRAYSVALYHALQRQAFGKNLVDQPLMRQVLGQMALRLEGQTAFLFRLARAWESRDDAREVLWARLFTPAVKFAICKSGIPFVAEAMEVLGGIGYCEESELPRLYREMPVNSIWEGSGNIMCLDVMRVLGKHPAALELLAAECAEVKGQNRHFDRTWRQLQQLLRRPVEEQGREIARRVYMLGVGAQMLRYASPPLAEAWCRMMLDTRGGMRLDEPTLEDLLLRAMGRGRQAPQA, via the coding sequence ATGGTCTGGCAAACGCATACCGTGTTCAATCAGCCTGCGCCGCTGATGAACAGCAATTTATTTCTCTCGGATAGCGCGCTGCGTGAGGCCGTAACGCGCGAAGGGGCCGGATGGGACAGTGATTTTCTGGCCAGTATCGGCCAGCAGCTGGGGGCGGCGGAGTCGCTGGAGCTGGGGAGACTGGCGAACAGTAATCCGCCGGAGCTGCTGCGCTACGATGCGACCGGTAGCCGGCTTGATGATGTCCGGTTTCATCCTGCCTGGCACCTGTTGATGCAGGGGCTGTGCGCCAACCGGGTGCATAATCTGGCCTGGCAGGAGGATGCCCGCTCAGGCGCCTTTGTCGCGCGCGCCGCCCGCTTTATGCTGCATGCGCAGGTAGAAGCGGGGACGCTGTGTCCGATAACCATGACCTTTGCGGCGACGCCGCTGCTACAGCAGGCGCTACCGAAACCTTTTAGCGACTGGCTGTCCCCTTTGCTGAGCGACCGCTACGATCCACATCTGGCGCCGGGCGCTCAGAAACGTGGGCTGTTAATTGGCATGGGGATGACGGAAAAGCAGGGGGGATCTGACGTCCTGATCAATACCACCCGGGCGGAAAAAACCGCCGAAGGTTTTTATCATCTGGTCGGTCATAAATGGTTTTTCTCGGCCCCGCAAAGCGATGCGCACCTGGTCCTGGCTCAGGCGGCGGAAGGTCTCTCCTGCTTTTTCGTGCCCCGTCTGCTTCCCGACGGGCAGCGCAATGCCCTGCATCTGGAGCGGCTGAAAGATAAGCTCGGCAACCGTTCGAACGCCAGCAGCGAAGTCGAGTTTTTTGCAGCCCGCGGCTGGCTGGTGGGCGAAGAGGGCGATGGCGTTCGGCAAATCCTCAAAATGGGCGGGCTCACCCGTTTTGACTGCGCGCTTGGCAGCCACGCATTAATGCGTCGGGCCTATTCGGTAGCGCTCTATCATGCGCTGCAGCGCCAGGCATTCGGTAAGAATCTGGTCGATCAGCCGCTCATGCGTCAGGTGCTGGGCCAGATGGCGCTGCGCCTTGAAGGGCAGACCGCTTTTCTGTTCCGGCTGGCGCGGGCGTGGGAGAGTCGTGATGACGCCAGAGAGGTCCTCTGGGCCCGCCTGTTTACGCCGGCGGTGAAGTTTGCCATCTGCAAATCCGGGATCCCGTTTGTCGCTGAGGCGATGGAGGTGCTGGGCGGGATTGGCTACTGTGAAGAGAGTGAGTTGCCGCGCCTGTATCGTGAGATGCCGGTCAATAGTATCTGGGAAGGCTCGGGCAATATCATGTGTCTGGACGTGATGCGGGTGCTGGGTAAACATCCGGCGGCGCTGGAGCTGCTGGCGGCGGAGTGCGCGGAGGTGAAAGGGCAAAACCGCCATTTCGACCGGACATGGCGGCAGTTGCAACAGCTGCTGCGGCGGCCCGTAGAAGAGCAGGGCAGAGAGATAGCCCGCCGGGTTTATATGCTCGGCGTCGGCGCGCAGATGCTGCGTTACGCCTCGCCGCCGCTGGCGGAGGCCTGGTGTCGTATGATGCTCGACACGCGCGGCGGTATGCGGCTGGATGAGCCGACGCTGGAGGATTTGCTGCTACGTGCGATGGGGCGTGGACGTCAGGCGCCTCAGGCGTAA
- the ulaR gene encoding HTH-type transcriptional regulator UlaR gives MTEAQRHQILLDLLAQTGFVTVEQVISRLGISPATARRDINKLDESGRLKKVRNGAEAISEQRPRWSPMNIHQAQNHDEKVRIARAASQLVNPGESIVINCGSTAFLLGQELCGKPVQIITNYLPLANYLIDQEHDSVIIMGGQYNRSHSITLSPQGSENSLYAGHWMFTSGKGLTAEGLYKTDMLTAMAEQKMLNVVGKLAVLVDSSKVGERAGMLFSQAGQIDLVITGKQADEAILRQLEDQGVKVIRV, from the coding sequence ATGACGGAAGCGCAAAGACATCAAATTTTACTGGATTTGTTGGCACAAACGGGATTTGTCACCGTGGAGCAGGTGATTTCCCGGCTGGGAATTTCTCCAGCGACGGCACGACGCGATATCAATAAACTCGACGAAAGCGGCAGGCTGAAAAAAGTCCGCAACGGCGCAGAAGCCATCAGTGAACAGCGCCCACGCTGGTCGCCGATGAACATCCATCAGGCGCAAAACCATGATGAGAAGGTACGGATTGCGCGTGCGGCTTCGCAACTGGTGAATCCCGGCGAAAGCATTGTCATCAACTGTGGCTCTACCGCCTTCCTGCTTGGGCAGGAACTGTGCGGTAAACCGGTACAGATCATTACTAACTACCTGCCGCTGGCCAATTATCTGATCGATCAGGAACACGACAGCGTCATTATTATGGGCGGGCAGTATAACCGTAGCCACTCCATCACCTTGAGCCCGCAGGGCAGCGAAAACAGCCTGTACGCCGGGCACTGGATGTTTACCAGCGGCAAAGGGCTGACCGCCGAAGGGCTGTATAAAACCGATATGCTGACGGCGATGGCGGAGCAAAAAATGCTTAATGTCGTCGGTAAACTCGCGGTACTGGTCGATAGCAGCAAAGTGGGCGAACGTGCCGGAATGCTGTTCAGCCAGGCCGGGCAAATCGACCTGGTGATTACCGGAAAACAGGCGGATGAAGCGATCCTCAGGCAGCTTGAGGATCAGGGTGTTAAGGTGATTCGCGTTTAA
- the ulaG gene encoding L-ascorbate 6-phosphate lactonase, producing the protein MSKVQTITRESWILNTFPEWGSWLNEEIEQEQVAPGTFAMWWLGCTGIWLKSEGGANICVDFWCGTGKQSHGNPLMKMGHQMQRMAGVKKLQPNLRTTPFVLDPFAIRQIDAVLSTHDHNDHIDVNVAAAVMQNCAEDVPFIGPQTCVDLWMGWGVPKERCIVMKPGDVVKIKDIEIHALDAFDRTALITLPADQKAAGVLPDGMDQRAVNYLFKTPGGNLYHSGDSHYSNYYAKHGNEHQIDVALGSYGENPRGITDKMTSADILRMAESLNTKVVIPFHHDIWSNFQADPQEIRVLWEMKKDRLKYGFKPFIWQVGGKFTWPLDKDNFEYHYPRGFDDCFTMEPDLPFKSFL; encoded by the coding sequence ATGAGTAAAGTACAAACCATCACCCGCGAATCATGGATCCTCAACACTTTTCCGGAGTGGGGTAGCTGGCTGAATGAAGAAATTGAACAAGAGCAGGTTGCACCAGGCACCTTTGCCATGTGGTGGTTAGGTTGTACGGGCATCTGGCTGAAATCCGAAGGCGGAGCCAATATCTGCGTTGATTTCTGGTGCGGTACTGGCAAACAAAGCCACGGCAACCCTCTGATGAAAATGGGCCATCAGATGCAGCGCATGGCGGGCGTGAAAAAGCTCCAGCCAAATCTGCGTACTACGCCGTTTGTTCTCGATCCGTTCGCTATTCGCCAGATCGATGCCGTGCTGTCGACCCACGATCATAACGATCACATTGATGTGAACGTGGCTGCCGCGGTCATGCAGAACTGCGCCGAGGACGTACCGTTTATCGGTCCGCAAACCTGTGTCGACCTGTGGATGGGTTGGGGCGTACCGAAAGAGCGCTGCATCGTGATGAAACCGGGTGACGTGGTAAAAATCAAAGATATTGAAATCCACGCGCTCGACGCCTTTGACCGTACCGCCCTCATCACCTTACCCGCGGATCAAAAAGCCGCGGGCGTACTGCCGGACGGGATGGATCAGCGCGCGGTAAACTACTTGTTCAAAACGCCGGGCGGCAACCTGTACCACAGCGGCGACTCTCACTACTCTAACTACTATGCGAAACACGGCAACGAGCATCAGATCGACGTGGCGCTGGGCTCCTATGGCGAGAACCCGCGCGGCATTACCGACAAAATGACCAGCGCCGATATTCTGCGCATGGCCGAGTCGCTGAATACCAAAGTGGTTATCCCGTTCCATCATGATATCTGGTCAAACTTCCAGGCTGACCCGCAGGAAATCCGCGTTCTGTGGGAGATGAAAAAAGACCGCCTGAAGTATGGCTTTAAGCCTTTCATCTGGCAGGTCGGCGGTAAATTCACCTGGCCGCTGGATAAAGACAACTTCGAATACCACTATCCACGCGGATTCGACGACTGCTTCACTATGGAACCGGACCTGCCCTTTAAGTCCTTCCTGTAA